The stretch of DNA GACAGATCGTTCAAGATCATGACGTCATTTCTGATATATTACTGACAGGTCGTTCAAGATCATGACGTCATTTCTGATATATTACTGACAGGTCGTTCAAGATCATGACGTCATTTCTGATATATTACTGACAGGTCGTTCAAGATCATGACGTCATTTCTGATATATTACTGACAGGTCGTGCAAGATCATGACGTCATTTCTGATATATTACTGACAGGTCGTGCAAGATCATGACGTCATTTCTGATTTATGACTATGCAAATATGACGTAATTTCTGATCTATTACTGACAGATCGTGCAAAATCATGACGTCATTTCTGATCTATCATAAACAGATCGTGCAAGATCATGAAGTCATTTCTAATCTATTTCCAACAGATCGTGCAAGATCATGACGTCGTTTCTAATCTATTACCAACATATCGTGCAAGAGTATGACGTCATTTCTAATCTATTACCAAACAGAACGTGCAAGAGTATGACGTCATTTCTAATCCATTACCAACAGATCGTGCAATAGTATGGCGTCATTTCTAATCTATTACCAAACAGATCGTGGAAGATCATGACGTCATTTCTAATCTATTACCAAACAGATCGTGCAAGATCATGACGTCATTTCTAATCTATTACCAACAGATCGTCGAGATCATGACGTCATTTCTAATCTATTACCAAACAGAACGTGCAAGATCATGACGTCATTTCTAATCTATTACCAAACAAAACGTGCAAGAGTATGGCGTAATTTCTAATCTATTACCAACAAATCGTGCAAGATCATGACGTCATTTCTAATCTATTACCAACAGATCGTGCAAGATCATGACGTCATTTCTAATCTATTACCAACAGATCGTGCAAGAGTATGACGTCATTTCTAATCTATTACCAACAGATCGTGCAAGAGTATGACGTCATTTCTAATCTATTACCAACATATCGTGCAAGATCATGACGTCATTTCTAATCTATTACCAACAGATCGTGCAAGAGTATGACGTCATTTCTAATCTATTACCAACAGATCGTGCAAGATCATGACGTCATTTCTAATCTATTACCAACAGATCGTGCAAGATCATGACGTCATTTCTAATCTATTACTGACAGGTCGTTCAAGATCATGACGTCATTTCTGATATATTACTGACAGATCGTGCAAGATCATGACGTCATTTCTAATCTATTACCAACAGATCGTGCAAGAGTATGAGCGAGCGGTCATCTTTAGACTTGGCAGGTTGCTACAAGGGGGCGCAAAGGGACCCGGTCAGTTTGCACTGGACTTTACAGGGCGTGGACGGTCTATAAAGTATTGACGGGTTCTGATAAATTTCCTTCTCTATAGtccaggggtggggggagctATACAActgatgtgtgtgtgtggggggagggtccTAAAAATTACCCTTAAAATACATGACCACCACCCTGTGTTTTGGCCGAATTTAAATTCAACAAATGTGCGACTGTACAATTTTGTGCATTCctgctataattttcttttacgTTCAAAGAAAAGTCTCCTATCTTAAGCAAATAAAATAGTTAAACATCAAACACATGTTGTTGTATTTCTATTCATGTCTGTGTTGACACGctgttgttttatattataaatTTGTTGACACGTTGTTCTATTTCTAGGCATGTTTTTCATTCTGCCATGTATTGACTCCTACCAGAAGGTCGACCTTAGAGTTGTGTCTTTTGACGTGCCTCCACAAGAGGCAAGTATTAATGTGGGATCCAACTCGTTGTGGAacccatttccttttttaatgGGAAACAATATCCCATTTTTAGGGCCTGTTCTCGGGACTTTATCTATTAATGTGGGATCCAACTCGTCATGGAATCCATGCCCTTTTTAATGGGAAACGATATCCCATTTTTAGGGCCTGTTCTCGGGACTTTATCTATTAATGTGGGATCCAACTCGTCATGGAATCCATGCCCTTTTTAATGGGAAACGATGTCCCATTTCTAGGGCCTGTTCTCGGGACTTTATCTGTTAATGTGGGATCCCACTCGTCGTGGAATCCATGTCCTTTTTTAATGGGAAACAATATCCCATTTTTAGGGCCTGTTCTCAAGACTTTATCTATTAATGTAGGATCCAACTCGTCATGGAATCCATGCCCTTTTTAATAGGAAACGATGTCCCATTTCTAGGGCCTGTTCTCGGGACTTTATTTTCAACACAACTGTAATACTTAGGACCGGGATCTGGAATCAGAAAATTACTCGATCTCCTTACACACCTTAGTAGATCAGAATAGCTAATCATGAGAAGAACAGATAGACAACCGGCAGGAACACCTTAGTAGATCAGGATAGCTAATCTTGAGAAGAACAGATAGACAACCGACAGGAACACCTTTAGTAGATCAGGATAACTAATCTTGAGAAGAACAGAGGAAGGCAAAGTTAGTTGGGATTCGAGTTATCCGATTTAGAGAAGAGGGGCGACTCGAGATGTCCAAGTTCGAGATTTAAGTTATCCGATTTCGAGTTAAAGGGAGATTCGAGTTATCCGATTTCGAGTTAATGGGGATTCAAGTTATCCGATTTCGAGTTAAGGGGAGATTCGAGTTATCCGATTTCGAGTTAATGTGGATTCGAGTTATCCGATTTCGAGGTAATTGGGGAGTTATTCGAGTAAATGGGGTGTTGCTGTACTTGAAGTGACCCTCCCTCTCTCTTTGTTTCAATCCTGACCAAAGATAGCGTGACGGTGGCTGTTGATACCCGTTTACTATTGTTTGTTCGCGGTTCAGATCCTGACCACATATAGCGTGACGGTGGCTGTTGATACCTGTTTACTATTGTTTGTTTGCGGTTCATATCCTGACCAAAGATAGCGTGACGGTGGCTGTTGATACCTGTTTACTGTTGTTTGTTTGCGGTTCAGATCCTGACCACAGATAGCGTGACGGTGGCTGTTGATACCTGTTTACTATTGTTTGTTTGCGGTTCAGATCCTGACCACAGATAGCGTGACGGTGGCTGTTGATACCTGTTTACTATTGTTTGTTTGCGGTTCAGATCCTGACCAAAGATAGCGTGACGGTGGCTGTTGATACCTGTTTACTATTGTTTGTTTGCGGTTCAGATCCTGACCAAAGATAGCGTGACGGTGGATGTTGATACCTGTTTACTATTGTTTGTTTGCGGTTCAGATCCTGACCACAGATAGCGTGACGGTGGCTGTTGATACCTGTTTACTATTGTTTGTTTGCGGTTCAGATCCTGACCACAGATAGCGTGACGGTGGATGTTGATACCTGTTTACTATTGTTTGTTTGCGGTTCAGATCCTGACCAAAGATAGCGTGACGGTGGCTGTTGATACCTGTTTACTATTGTTTGTTTGCGGTTCAGATCCTGACCAAAGATAGCGTGACGGTGGCTGTTGATACCTGTTTACTATTGTTTGTTTGCGGTTCAGATCCTGACCAAAGATAGCGTGACGGTGGCTGTTGATACCTGTTTACTATTGTTTGTTTGCGGTTCAGATCCTGACCACAGATAGCGTGACGGTGGATGTTGATACCTGTTTACTATTGTTTGTTTGCGGTTCAGATCCTGACCAAAGATAGCGTGACGGTGGCTGTTGATACCTGTTTACTATTGGTTGTTTGCGGTTCAGATCCTGACCACAGATAGCGTGACGGTGGCTGTTGATACGTGTTTACTATTGTTTGTTTGCGGTTCAGATCCTGACCAAAGATAGCGTGACGGTGGCTGTTGATACCTGTTTACTATTGTTTGTTTGCGGTTCAGATTCTGACCAAAGATAGCGTGACGGTGGATGTTGATACCTGTTTACTATTGTTTGTTTGCGGTTCAGATTCTGACCAAAGATAGCGTGACGGTGGCTGTTGATACCTGTTTACTATTGTTTGTTTGCGGTTCAGATCCTGACCAAAGATAGCGTGACGGTGGCTGTTGATACCTGTTTACTATTGTTTGTTTGCGGTTCAGATCCTGACCAAAGATAGCGTAACAGTGGCTGTTGATGCGGTGGTGTACTTCAGGATTCATAACGCCACCATCTCCATCACGAACGTGGAGAATGCGAACCGCTCTACTCGACTGCTGGCTCAGACCACCCTGAGAAACGTACTGGGGACCAAAAGCTTGAGCGAGATTCTGATTGAGAGAGACATCATTAGCTATATCATGCAGGTATGCTTGCAAGCTTGGTTACCACGTCATCATCCCGAAAATCACCGAGAGGTCAGTCTGTCTTTGTCCTGAAACACACTGCAGGCCTGGGCTAAAACATAGTTGAATTGTATTGTCGCATAGTGTCCATTTTAATACCCTAAGGTGAGTAAGGAAGTTATTGTATTGGCCCTGTAAGGGAGGTCTGATTTTTTCTGGCTTCTACTGAAACCCTGGGGGTCGTAAAAGGAGAAACTGAAAtcgctttttttttcgcttaagTAGGGCTTTAAAATTTAAAGGTGTTCTGAGTCAAAATatcccccccacacacacaataTCAGTCTTACCATGATTCACTATGTTTCCAGACTGCCTTGGACGAGGCTACTGACCCCTGGGGGGTGAAGGTGGAGAGAGTTGAAGTGTAAGCACGATAAAATTACGCTATAATCATCAATTTCTGGAAGGGGCAGCGGGGTCAAGGGGATGTATGCTGTATTCACCAATCcctgggggaaggggggaggtCATGGTACGATGTTATACACTCCAATCTCTGGAGAGTGGACATGGTGATATATGTTATACTCGCCAATgcccagggggggagggggtcatggTACGATTCTGTTATATTTACCAATTCCTGGGGGAGTGGTCATGGTACGAAATGTTATACTTAAAAAACCCTAGGGGAGTGGTCATGGTACGAAATGTTATACTCATCAAACCCTAGGGGGGTGGTCATTGTACGAAATGTTATACTCATCAAACCCTAGGGAAGTGATAATGGTACGAAATGTTATACTCATCAAACCCTAGGGGAGTGGTCGTGGTACGAAATGTTATACTCATCAAACCCTAGGGGAGTGGTCATGGTACGAAATGTTATACTCATCAACCCCTGGGGAAGTGGTCATGGTACGAAATGTTATACTCATCAAACCCTTGGGGAGTGGTCATGGTACGAAATGTTATACTCATCAAACCCTGGGGGAGTGGTAATGGTACGAAATGTTATATACTCATCAACCCCTGGGGGAGTGGTCATGGTACGAAATGTTATACTCATCAAACCCTGGGGGAGTGGTAATGGTACGAAATGTTATACTCATCAACCCCTTGGGGAGTGGTCATGGTTCGAAATTTTATACTAATGTTTATGTCAAGTGTTATACAAATCAACCCCTGGGGGGGTGTTCATGGTACGAAAATTTCTACTAATGTGTTATGTCAAATGTTATACTCATCAATCCCTGGGGGGTGTTTATGGTACGAAATTTTATACTCATGTGTTATGTCAAATTTTATACATCTCAACCCCTGGGGGGTGTTCATGGTAAGAAATTTTATACTAATGTTTATGTCAAGTGTTATACAAATCAACCCCTGGGGGTTGTTCATGGTACGAAATTTTCTACTCATGTGTTATGTCAAATGTTATACAAATCAACCCCTGGGGGAGTGGTCATGGTGGTATATGTTATATTCACTATGAGAGTGGTGATGGTATTTCCCGATAGCCACACTGAAGAAAAGATATTAGCTTTAAACTAAACAGGTTAATCCTAGATAATATTCCTCCTTTTTCAGTAAAGATGTCCGATTGCCACAGCAACTACAGCGAGCCATGGCGGCAGAGGCCGAGGCTGCACGCGAGGCTAGAGCCAAGGTGAGATAACATACAGTAACGAGGCTAGAGCCAAGGTGAGATAACACACAGTAACGAGGCTAGAGCCAAGGTGAGATAAAACATAGTAACGAGGCTAGAGCCAAGGTGAGATAAAACATAGTAACGAGGCAAGAGCCAAGGTGAGATAAAACATAGTAACGAGGCTAGAGCCAAGGTGAGATAACACACAGTAACGAGGCTAGGGCCAAGGTGAGATAAAACATAGTAACGAGGCTAGAGCCAAGGTGAGATAACACACAGTAACGAGGCAAGAGCCAAGGTGAGATAACACACAGTAACGAGGCTAGAGCCAAGGTGAGATAACACACAGTAACGAGGCTAGAGCCAAGGTGAGATAACACACAGCAACGAGGGTAGAGCCAAGGTGAGATAAAACATAGTAACTATGCTAGCCAAGGCGAGATAACACAacgttatattttgttttaaatttatttgaagtCGCTTCAGTTAGAAACTGCATAAACAACTCTTTGACACTCGTTTCCAGGTCATAGCGGCCGAGGGAGAGATGAACGCCTCGCGTTCCCTCAAAGAAGCCGCTGACATAATCTCCCAGTCACCGCAGGCTCTGCAGCTCCGCTACCTCCAAACTCTGACCACAATTTCCGCAGAGAAGAACTCCACCGTCATCTTTCCACTTCCCATCGATTTTATCGCGAGGTTTCTTCCCGACAATAAGACATCCTAAGATAATAgagctcccattttattaccgAGATCGTTTCTAAGCGATGAAGGAGATACAAAGCTTCTTACTGGCTTCTGGCTGTGACACTTTACATTATTAGGGTTCTAAGATCAAACAATTTTACAAGGGTCTCCATCAGCTCCCATTTTCAGGCCCGTCGCCAGGAGGGTGCAGGGTGTGCGAAcgcatcccccccccacaacggcctaTAGGCTTGCTATTTGTAgataaaactataaagcataagcatACTACTGACTTACTACTGCAAATGCATAAAAACATCACTTTGTTCTTTCTGGAATGGTCAGACCTAGCAGAGAATATtttatccacccccccccccccggaaaaattaggtccactatGTGATTCCGCACCCCTttcccccccccaagaaaaatcctgggtacgggcctgatctTGTCCTTCCTGCAGAATGTCAAGGGCGAGCAaatatccatttccatcggctgatttgccAAATCGAATAAAATTTTGGTTTtaagatggttattttgaaatgtCTTCAAATAGTTCGTCTTCCAATATTTATGTATGGTAATAATTatggtttggtttgattaGGATTCTTTTAGACAGTATAGGCAAGTGCGCAATGGAACATGGCGAAAAGGCGTTGTCCAGTGGTTGTGGTGACCTCCTTCTCAGGGTTTCCCTTTTCGGGCACGTGACTCGCTAAACGCCCAAGTTCCACACCACCCATATGTTATCCTTTGTCTTAATGTCTATAGGAGACTGGGGCGAGACCGTGACTATGCCTGTGGTAGTACTTTTCTAGAAAGTACCTATTGTGAGAAAGCTTGCTAGTAAAAGGTTGTTACTATTCTTGGgggaaattttaaaaaaaacgtaaCATAAAAATTGCCATCTTTGCTCTATCTACACTAGCAAATTGTCGCACAAAAATTGCTAACTAAAAATTGGTAGTGTAGATGGGGCTTTAACGTGCAATTTCATGATTTCGTGGTAATAAACCAAATAGGCAAGATGTTTAAGCGCATCCTCGGGGACACCGGAAGAGGTTCCGGTCACCAAGAGGTGTTTTTCCTCTTCCGGTCACTTAGAGGTGTTTTTCCTCTTCCGGTCACCAAGAGGTGTTTTTCCTCTTCCGGTCACCAAGAGGTGTTTTTCCTCTTCCGTTCACCCAGAGGTGTTTTTCCTCTTCCGTTCACCCAGAGGTGTTTTTCCTTTTCCGGTCACCAAGAGGTGTTTTTCCTCTTCCGGTCACCAAGAGgtctttttcctcttccggTCACCAAGAGGTTTTTGTCCTCTTCCGGTCACCAAGAGGTATTTTTTCTCTTCCGGTCACCAAGAGgtctttttcctcttccggtcaccaagaggtctttttcctcttccggTCACCAAAAGGTCTTTTTACTCTTCCGGTCACCAAGAGGTCATTTTCCTGCTTCCGGTGACCAAGAAgtctttttcctcttccggTCACCAAGAGGTGTTTTTCCTCTTCCGCTCACCAAGAGGTATTTTTCCTCTTCCGTTCACCCAGAGgtctttttcctcttccgAACACCAAGAGGTCTTTTTACTCTTCCGGTCACCAAGAGGTCTTTTTCCTGCTTCCGGTGACTAAGAAgtctttttcctcttccggTCACCAAGAGGTCTTTTTCCTCTTCATGTCACCAAGAGGTTTTTGTCCTCTTCCGGTCACCAAGAGGTATTTTTCCTCTTCCGGTCACCAAGAGGTGTTTTTCCTCTTCCGGTAACCAAGAGGTGTTTTTCCTCTTCCGATCACCAAGAGGTCTTTTTCCCCTTCCGGTCACCAAGAGGTGTTTTTCATCTTCCGGTCACCAAGaggtctttttcttcttccggTCACCAAGAGGTTTTTGTCCTCTTCCGGTCACCAAGAGgtctttttcctcttccggTCACCAAGAGGTCTTTTTCGTCTTCCGGTCACCTAGAGgtctttttcctcttccggtcaccaagaggtcttttttctcttccaGTCACCAAGAGGTCTTTTTACTCTTCCGGTCACCAAGAGgtctttttcctcttccggTCACCAAGAGGTGTTTTTCCTCTTCCGGTCACCAAGAGGTGTTTTTCCTCTTCCGGTCACCAAAAGGTATTTTTCCTCTTCCGTTCACCCAGAGgtctttttcctcttccgAACACCAAGAGGTCTTTTTACTCTTCCGGTAACCAAGAGGTCTTTTTCCTGCTTCCGGTGACTAAGAAgtctttttcctcttccggtcaccaagaggtctttttcctcttccggTCACCAAGAGGTTTTTGTCCTCTTCCGGTCACCAAGAGGTATTTTTCCTCTTCCAGTCACCAAGAGgtctttttcctcttccggTAACCAAGAGGTGTTTTTCCTCTTCCGATCACCAAGaggtcttttttttcttccggTCACCAAGAGGTCTTTTTCCTCTTCCAGTCACCAAGAGgtctttttcctcttccggTCACCAAGAGGTCTTTAACCTCTTCCGGTCACCAAGAGgtctttttcctcttccggTCACCAAGAGGTATTTTTCCTCTTCCGGTCACCAAGAGGTTTTTGTCCTCTTCCGGTCACCAAGAggtattttttctctttcgGTCACCAAGAGGTCTTTTTCGTCTTCCGGTCACCAAGAGgtctttttcctcttccggtcaccaagaggtctttttcctcttccggTCACCAAGAGGTCTTTTTACTCTTCCGGTCACCAAGAGGTCATTTTCCTGCTTCCGGTGACCAAGAAgtctttttcctcttccggTCACAAAGAGGTGTTTTTCCTCTTCCGGTCACCAAGAGGTGTTTTTCCTCTTCCGGTCACCAAGAGGTATTTTTCCTCTTCCGTTCACCCAGAggtcttttttctctttcgaACACCAAGAGGTCTTTTTACTCTTCCGGTCATTAAGAGGTCTTTTTCCTGCTTCCGGTGACTAAGAAgtctttttcctcttccggtcaccaagaggtctttttcctcttccggTCACCAAGAGGTTTTTGTCCTCTTCCGGTCACCAAGAGGTATTTTTCCTCTTCCAGTCACCAAGAGGTGTTTTTCCTCTTCCGGTAACCAAGAGGTGTTTTTCCTTTTCCGATCACCAAGAGgtctttttcctcttccggTCACCAAGAGGTGTTTTTCCTTTTCCGATCACCAAGAGgtctttttcctcttccggtcaccaagaggtgtttttcctcttccggtcaccaagaggtctttttcttcttccggTCACCAAGAGGTTTTGTCCTCTTCCGGTCACCAAGAGGTCTTTTTCGTCTTCCGGTCACCAAGAGGTCTTTTTCGTCTTCCGGTCACCAAGAGGTGTTTTTCCTCTTCCGGTCATCAAGAGgtctttttcctcttccggTCACCAAGAGGTCTTTTTACTCTTCCGGTCACCAAGAGGTCATTTTCCTGCTTCCGGTGACCAAGAAgtctttttcctcttccggTCACCAAGAGGTGTTTTCCCTCTTCCGGTCACCAAGAGGTGTTTTTCCTCTTCCGGTCACCAAGAGGTGTTTTTCCTCTTCCGGTAACCAAGAGGTGTTTTTCCTCTTCCGATCACCAAGAGgtctttttcctcttccggTCACCAAGAGGTGTTTTTCATCTTCCGGTCACCAAGaggtctttttcttcttccggTCACCAAGAGGTTTTTGTCCTCTTCCGGTCACCAAGAGgtctttttcctcttccggTTACCAAGAGGTCTTTTTCGTCTTCCGGTCACCTAGAGgtctttttcctcttccggtcaccaagaggtcttttttctcttccaGTCACCAAGAGGTCTTTTTACTCTTCCGGTCACCAAGAGGTCATTGTCCTGCTTCCGGTGACCAAGAAgtctttttcctcttccggTCACCAAGAGGTGTTTTTCCTCTTCCGGTCACCAAGAGGTGTTTTTCCTCTTCCGGTCACCAAGAGGTATTTTTCCTCTTCCGTTCACCCAGAGgtctttttcctcttccgAACACCAAGAGGTCTTTTTACTCTTCCGGTCACCAAGAGGTCTTTTTCCTGCTTCCGGTGACTAAGAAgtctttttcctcttccggtcaccaagaggtctttttcctcttccggTCACCAAGAGGTTTTTGTCCTCTTCCGGTCACAAAGAGGTATTTTTCCTCTTCCAGTCACCAAGAGgtctttttcctcttccggTAACCAAGAGGTGTTTTTCCTCTTCCGATCACCAAGAGgtctttttcctcttccggTCACCAAGAGGTCTTTTTCCTCTTCCAGTCACCAAGAGgtctttttcctcttccggTCACCAAGAGGTCTTTAACCTCTTCCGGTCACCAAGAGgtctttttcctcttccggTCACCAAGAGGTATTTTTCCTCTTCCGGTCATCAAGAGGTTTTTGTCCTCTTCCGGTCACCAAGAggtattttttctctttcggtcaccaagaggtctttttcctcttccggtcaccaagaggtctttttcctcttccggTCACCAAGAGGTCTTTTTACTCTTCCGGTCACCAAGAGGTCATTTTCCTGCTTCCGGTGATCAAGAAgtctttttcctcttccggTCACAAAGAGGTGTTTTTCCTCTTCCGGTCACCAAGAGGTGTTTTTCCTCTTCCGGTCACCAAGAGGTATTTTTCCTCTTCCGTTCACCCAGAGGTCTTTTTCCTCTTTCGAACACCAAGAGGTCTTTTTACTCTTCCGGTCATTAAGAGGTCTTTTTCCTGCTTCCGGTGACTAAGAAgtctttttcctcttccggtcaccaagaggtctttttcctcttccggtcaccaagaggtctttttcctcttccggtcaccaaaaggtctttttcctcttccggTCACCAAGAGGTTTTTGTCCTCTTCCGGTCACCAAGAGGTATTTTTCCTATTCCGGTCACCAAGAGGTATTTTTCCTGCTTCCGGTCACCAAGAAGTCTTTTTCCTGCCTCCGGTCTCCGagtcgccctgggtccccgaggatggttCAATCAGTATATATTGAAGCgtatatattttgaaatagcctgcttgcaggcggtactcggtgttttTATTGCGGAAAACCCCCTCCGCTCGGTGATccggcgccatcttgtattctaagccgcgtggttcctgggggcgagcgcaaaaatGGACGCAGGGTAGGGGGAAAAGGAGActcgcccccaggaaccaCGCAGcctaaaatacaagatggcgcccgatcacagagcggagagggttttccgcgatgataacaccgagtaccgcctgcaagcaggctaattTTGAGAGTCGTTGATCAATCTAGTGGCGTTAGCAAATGTAACAGcgaaacaatttttttattacaaactaTTCCCTGAAGCTACCAGACAttagaggggtggggagaggATGGAGATGGCAGGGTAGGGGTGCGGAGACACTTGTATGCCGTATGCGCTCTCTGATATTCTTTTGACAGCCTCCTTggattctattttttttcgaaagcGTACTTAGCTTTAGAAAATGCTACTTCGACGCATCTGTTGAAACATTTAGTCCTCTTACAAAGTTTTCGAAGTAATTCATGTATAGTCTCTAAATTTTAACTGCAAAATTATTATTcctaaaatattaaatattatatgTAATATATCTAAACCACAAGTAATTTGGCGATAAATTGTTCGGTAATAGTTGAAGAGATTTGTTGGTAATTTGTTATAAGGGATTTTTTTGGTTATGAGTTTAGGGTTAGGAATATTTTATTCGGTTAGAGTTTAATTTTCTACACAAATTTCAATAATATTTGGATTCGATGACAATGTATCCTACTTCCAGTGATCAAGGAATCAGACTTTCAGTTGGCCCGGAAAGTACTACAGTTAAAAAGCACTTCCCTAAAGCTTGTATTTAATTTTAAGGTCCTCCCCCAATTTAAGTTAGGTATTTAAGGTACTTAAGTCGCTCATTTCAACCTTTTGAAacttttgattttgttttaacaAATCACTGCTTTCAAGTCGTGTAAAGGCTGGTtaagacagcacgatttagtcgtatgcga from Nematostella vectensis chromosome 8, jaNemVect1.1, whole genome shotgun sequence encodes:
- the LOC116610307 gene encoding band 7 protein AGAP004871-like, which translates into the protein MTNTTSTSLHPNPIAEGYQRTEVVTDHAESGGDAGLDRGVFYYLLTGVSLVIFICTLPFSLCFCLKIVQEYERAVIFRLGRLLQGGAKGPGMFFILPCIDSYQKVDLRVVSFDVPPQEILTKDSVTVAVDAVVYFRIHNATISITNVENANRSTRLLAQTTLRNVLGTKSLSEILIERDIISYIMQTALDEATDPWGVKVERVEVKDVRLPQQLQRAMAAEAEAAREARAKVIAAEGEMNASRSLKEAADIISQSPQALQLRYLQTLTTISAEKNSTVIFPLPIDFIARFLPDNKTS